CTACAGTGTCAGGAATATTAATAATAGTTGCACCAGCATCAACAGCTGTTTGTACACTTTTTATTAAAAAGTCCATATCTGTACGTGTTGCATCTTCAGGTGAGAACTGAACGATATCAAACAATTGTTTAGCATAAGTAACATGTTCTTTTATAGAATCTAAAACTTCTTCTTGAGTCATTTTCAATTTATGTTCTAGATGAATAGGGGATGTCGCAATAAAAACATGTACTAGAGGCTTAGCTGCATGCTTTGTTGCTTCGTAAACTGCATCTATATCAGACTTAATACATCTAGCTAAACCACAAACAGCAGTTGTTGTTAAGGCTTTAGAAATAGCTTCCACTGATTTGAAACTCCCTGTACTAGAAGCAGGGAAGCCAGCTTCGATAACATCTACACCCCATCTTTCAAGTTGTTGTGCTATTTTTAAACGTTCATCGAATGTAAAATTCACGCCTGGTGTTTGTTCACCATCTCTAAGAGTGGTATCAAATATTTGAATATGGCTACTCATTTTAATCAACTCCTTAATCCATTACTATTACTTTTCAATGCTTTTTGATTTAATAAATGGCATCATATCACGTAATTTACGGCCCACTTTTTCAATTGGATGACCAGCTTGTTCTTCACGCATTTTATAGAATTCTTTAAATCCATTTTTATTATCTTCAACAAAACTATTAGCAAATTTACCGTTTTGGATATCTGTTAATACAGCTTTCATATTGTCTTTGACATCTGGAGTGATGATACGACGTCCAGATACATAGTCACCATACTCTGCAGTATTAGAAATTGAATAACGGACATTATCCATACCGCCTTCATACATTAAATCAACGATTAATTTCATTTCATGTAATACTTCAAAATAGGCTAATTCTGGTTGGTAACCAGCTTCAACTAATGTTTCAAATCCACTTTGAATTAATTTATGGATACCGCCACATAGTACAGCTTGTTCACCAAATAAATCCGTTTCTGTTTCTTCTTTAAATGTTGTTTCAATTACACCAGCTCTTGTAGATCCGATACCTTTTGCATAACTTAATGCAATATCTCTTGCATGACCTGTAGCAT
The DNA window shown above is from Staphylococcus sp. M0911 and carries:
- the ilvC gene encoding ketol-acid reductoisomerase; its protein translation is MTTVYYDESVKTDALEGKKIAVIGYGSQGHAHAQNLKDNGYDVVIGIRPGRSFDKAKENGFDVYPVAEATKQADVIMVLIPDEIQGDVYKNEIEPNLEAGNALAFAHGFNIHFGVIQPPADVDVFLVAPKGPGHLVRRTFEEGSAVPSLFGVQQDATGHARDIALSYAKGIGSTRAGVIETTFKEETETDLFGEQAVLCGGIHKLIQSGFETLVEAGYQPELAYFEVLHEMKLIVDLMYEGGMDNVRYSISNTAEYGDYVSGRRIITPDVKDNMKAVLTDIQNGKFANSFVEDNKNGFKEFYKMREEQAGHPIEKVGRKLRDMMPFIKSKSIEK